One part of the Bradyrhizobium sp. CB1650 genome encodes these proteins:
- a CDS encoding enoyl-CoA hydratase/isomerase, giving the protein MQFKHVTLEFDGSVAVLKLDHQEVMNAVSMDMLGGLSDALDAIEDKREEVRCLVLTGAGRAFCTGANLQGRNNQTSGRSNAGQSLEIGFHPFLRRLRRLHCPIVTAVNGPAAGAGMSFALMGDMILCARSSYFLQAFRRIGLVPDCGSTWLLPRLIGKARSVELSLMGERLPAEKALEWGLVNRVHDDGVLMEEAMKLARDLANGPTVALSLIRRLYWDSEENSFEEQLNLEYESQRIAGSTADFKEGVTAFLEKRPAQFKGK; this is encoded by the coding sequence ATGCAGTTCAAACACGTCACGCTCGAATTCGACGGATCGGTGGCCGTCCTCAAGCTCGACCATCAGGAGGTCATGAACGCGGTCTCGATGGACATGCTGGGCGGGCTGTCGGATGCGCTCGACGCGATCGAGGACAAGCGCGAGGAGGTGCGCTGCCTGGTGCTGACGGGCGCGGGGCGGGCGTTCTGCACCGGTGCGAATCTGCAGGGTCGCAACAACCAGACGTCCGGCCGCAGCAACGCCGGCCAATCGCTGGAGATCGGCTTTCATCCCTTCCTGCGCCGCTTGCGCCGGCTGCATTGCCCGATCGTGACCGCGGTCAACGGACCGGCCGCGGGCGCCGGCATGAGCTTTGCGCTGATGGGCGACATGATCCTGTGCGCGCGCTCGTCCTATTTCCTGCAGGCCTTCCGCCGCATCGGCCTCGTGCCGGATTGCGGCTCGACCTGGTTGCTGCCGCGCCTGATCGGCAAGGCGCGTTCGGTCGAATTGTCGCTGATGGGCGAGCGGTTGCCGGCCGAGAAGGCGCTGGAATGGGGCCTCGTCAACCGTGTCCATGACGACGGCGTGCTGATGGAGGAGGCGATGAAGCTCGCGCGCGATCTCGCCAACGGGCCGACGGTGGCGCTGTCGCTGATCCGCAGGCTCTACTGGGACAGCGAGGAGAATTCCTTCGAGGAGCAGCTCAACCTCGAATATGAATCGCAGCGGATCGCGGGATCCACTGCGGACTTCAAGGAAGGCGTCACCGCGTTCCTGGAAAAGCGGCCGGCGCAGTTCAAAGGCAAATGA
- a CDS encoding SDR family oxidoreductase has protein sequence MNIFDLTGRVAVITGGNGGIGLGIAQALAGQGCNVSIWGRNPDKNKSAAASMAGLPGKVDARVCDVTDPASVNAAMKATLDTFGRVDGCFANAGIGGGGRRSFTERTEEEWRTMFATNLDGVFHAFQAAAKHMTDRANAGDPFGRLVATSSLASIFGTARNEHYAATKAAINAVVRALGVELARHGVTANAILPGWIKSDMTAGIMANEKFVANVMPRIPQRRFGEASDFGGIAVYLMSKASSYHTADTFVIDGGYTAF, from the coding sequence ATGAACATTTTCGACCTCACCGGCCGCGTGGCCGTGATCACCGGCGGCAACGGCGGTATCGGGCTCGGCATCGCACAGGCGCTCGCGGGCCAGGGCTGCAACGTCTCGATCTGGGGCCGCAACCCCGACAAGAACAAGAGCGCCGCCGCGAGCATGGCGGGGCTGCCCGGCAAAGTCGATGCCCGCGTCTGCGACGTCACCGATCCGGCCTCGGTCAATGCCGCGATGAAGGCAACGCTCGACACGTTCGGCCGGGTCGACGGCTGCTTCGCCAATGCCGGCATCGGCGGCGGCGGCCGGCGCTCCTTCACCGAACGCACCGAGGAGGAATGGCGGACGATGTTCGCCACCAATCTCGACGGCGTGTTCCACGCGTTTCAGGCCGCCGCAAAGCACATGACCGACCGCGCCAATGCCGGTGATCCCTTCGGCCGTCTGGTCGCAACTTCGAGCCTCGCCTCGATCTTCGGCACCGCGCGCAACGAGCACTATGCCGCGACCAAGGCCGCGATCAACGCAGTGGTGCGCGCGCTCGGCGTCGAGCTCGCCCGCCATGGCGTCACCGCGAATGCAATCCTGCCCGGCTGGATCAAGAGCGACATGACCGCCGGCATCATGGCCAACGAAAAATTCGTCGCCAACGTGATGCCGCGGATTCCGCAACGCCGCTTCGGCGAAGCCAGCGATTTCGGCGGCATCGCGGTGTACTTGATGAGCAAGGCGTCGTCCTATCACACCGCGGATACGTTCGTGATCGACGGCGGCTATACCGCTTTCTAA
- a CDS encoding NAD(P)/FAD-dependent oxidoreductase, producing MSSADSSQAHATEAYDVVVVGAGFAGMYMLHRLRGLGFSARVFEQGGGVGGTWYWNRYPGARCDVESMQYSYSFSEELQQEWDWSERYAPQPEILKYANHVADRFDLRRDIQFNTRVDRAVFDTRSNSWSVTTSDGKTVNAKFVVLATGCLSNARKPDIRGLENFEGPVYHTGNWPHEPVDFTGLRVGLIGTGSSGIQSAPVIAEQASHLTVFQRTANFSIPARNAELTEEERNAFRKNYPEIRRFAREVARNGIYAVQPDRGALDDDADARRAKYESRWERGGLTFMYVYNNLGLDRTANDTAADFVRGKIAEIVRNPDTAKLLQPDSHPIGTKRICVDTDYFATFNRPNVALVDIRSNPIEEISANAVRVAGTDHEVDALVLATGFDAMTGSVAKIDIRGRDGQTLNQKWAEGPKTYLGLMSAGFPNLFIITGPGSPSVLSNMIVSIEQHVDWIADCLVHMRKHGLAAMEAGREAEDKWVAHVNEIAHGTLYPQANSWYMGANIPGKPRIFMPYIGGVGVYRQICNDVARKGYDGFVMERAEQPEAAAAAS from the coding sequence ATGTCGTCAGCGGATTCGAGCCAGGCCCATGCAACCGAAGCCTACGATGTGGTCGTCGTCGGCGCCGGTTTTGCCGGCATGTACATGCTGCATCGTCTGCGCGGGCTTGGCTTCTCGGCACGGGTCTTTGAACAGGGCGGAGGCGTCGGCGGCACCTGGTACTGGAACCGTTATCCCGGCGCGCGCTGCGACGTCGAGAGCATGCAGTATTCCTATTCGTTCTCGGAGGAGCTGCAGCAGGAATGGGACTGGAGCGAGCGCTACGCGCCGCAGCCGGAGATCCTGAAATACGCCAACCACGTCGCTGATCGCTTCGATCTGCGCCGCGACATCCAGTTCAATACCCGCGTCGATCGCGCCGTATTCGATACGCGCTCGAATAGCTGGTCGGTGACGACATCCGACGGCAAAACGGTGAACGCCAAATTCGTGGTGCTCGCGACCGGTTGCCTGTCGAACGCGCGCAAGCCGGACATCAGGGGCCTCGAAAACTTTGAGGGCCCCGTCTATCACACCGGCAACTGGCCGCACGAGCCGGTTGATTTCACAGGTCTGCGCGTCGGCCTCATCGGCACCGGCTCATCCGGCATCCAGTCGGCGCCGGTGATCGCGGAGCAGGCCAGTCATCTCACCGTGTTCCAGCGCACGGCGAATTTTTCGATTCCAGCCCGCAATGCTGAATTGACGGAGGAGGAGCGCAACGCGTTCCGCAAGAACTATCCGGAGATCCGCCGCTTCGCCCGCGAAGTGGCGCGCAACGGCATTTATGCCGTGCAGCCCGATCGCGGCGCACTTGATGACGACGCGGATGCGAGGCGCGCCAAGTATGAATCGCGCTGGGAGCGCGGCGGGCTCACCTTCATGTACGTCTACAATAATCTCGGCCTCGACCGGACCGCGAACGACACGGCTGCCGATTTCGTGCGCGGCAAGATCGCCGAGATCGTCAGGAATCCCGATACCGCAAAGCTGCTCCAGCCGGACAGCCATCCGATCGGCACCAAGCGCATCTGCGTCGACACCGACTATTTTGCGACGTTCAACCGGCCGAACGTCGCGCTGGTCGATATCAGGTCCAACCCGATCGAGGAGATCAGCGCGAACGCCGTCCGCGTCGCAGGCACCGACCACGAGGTCGATGCGCTGGTACTCGCAACAGGCTTCGACGCCATGACCGGATCGGTCGCCAAGATCGACATTCGCGGCCGCGACGGACAGACCCTGAACCAGAAGTGGGCGGAAGGGCCAAAGACGTATCTCGGCCTGATGAGCGCGGGCTTTCCGAACCTCTTCATCATCACCGGGCCCGGCAGCCCGTCGGTGCTGTCGAACATGATCGTGTCGATCGAGCAGCACGTCGACTGGATCGCCGACTGCCTCGTGCACATGCGCAAGCACGGGCTTGCCGCGATGGAGGCGGGCAGGGAGGCCGAGGACAAATGGGTCGCCCACGTCAACGAGATCGCCCATGGCACGCTCTATCCGCAGGCCAATTCCTGGTACATGGGCGCCAACATCCCCGGCAAGCCGCGCATCTTCATGCCCTATATCGGCGGCGTCGGCGTCTACCGGCAGATTTGCAACGACGTCGCGCGGAAGGGGTATGACGGGTTCGTGATGGAGCGGGCGGAGCAGCCGGAGGCCGCGGCTGCTGCGTCGTAG
- a CDS encoding acyl-CoA dehydrogenase family protein, translating to MDFSLPADLVAYLGELDRFIEREIKPLEEADDNIRFFDHRREWARTDFENGGLPRHEWEALLRKAKDLADAAGHLRFPVPKQYGGKDGSNLWMAVIREHFAAKGLGLHNDLQNEHSIVGNFPVVTMLDRYGRDDQKAMIDGSIRGKYRITFGLTEPHHGSDATHMETRAVAATRDNVKGWIINGEKMWTTGMHVATHCALFARTSGNDGDARGITCFLVPAKSPGVKVEEYMWTFNMPTDHPRVSFADVFVPEDALFGEVGRGLSLAQCFVHQNRIRQAASSLGAAVYCINESVNYARERKPFGKALAENQAIQFPLVELATQAEMLRLLIRKTAWEMDKLTEEQIERTLSDRVSMCNYWANRLCCESADRAMQVHGGMGYSRHKPFEHIYRHHRRYRITEGSEEIQMRKVAGFLFGYMGPGKR from the coding sequence GTGGATTTCTCATTGCCTGCCGATCTCGTCGCCTATCTCGGAGAGCTCGACCGTTTCATTGAACGCGAGATCAAGCCGCTGGAAGAGGCCGACGACAACATCCGCTTCTTCGACCACCGCCGCGAATGGGCACGCACCGATTTCGAGAATGGCGGTCTGCCTCGCCACGAGTGGGAGGCGCTGCTGCGCAAGGCGAAGGATCTTGCCGATGCGGCTGGTCACCTGCGCTTTCCGGTGCCGAAGCAATATGGCGGCAAGGACGGTTCCAACCTCTGGATGGCCGTGATCCGCGAGCACTTTGCCGCCAAGGGCCTCGGCCTGCACAACGATCTCCAGAACGAGCACTCGATCGTCGGCAATTTCCCCGTCGTCACCATGCTCGACCGCTACGGCCGCGACGACCAGAAGGCGATGATCGACGGCTCGATCAGGGGCAAGTACCGCATCACCTTCGGCCTGACCGAGCCGCATCACGGCTCGGATGCCACCCACATGGAGACGCGCGCGGTGGCGGCGACCCGCGACAACGTCAAGGGCTGGATCATCAACGGCGAGAAGATGTGGACCACCGGCATGCACGTCGCCACCCACTGCGCGCTGTTTGCGCGCACCAGCGGCAACGACGGCGATGCCCGCGGCATCACCTGCTTCCTGGTGCCGGCGAAGAGCCCCGGCGTGAAGGTCGAGGAGTACATGTGGACCTTCAACATGCCGACCGACCATCCCCGCGTCAGCTTCGCCGACGTGTTCGTACCGGAGGATGCGCTGTTCGGTGAGGTCGGCCGTGGTCTGTCGCTCGCGCAATGTTTCGTGCATCAGAACCGCATCCGCCAGGCGGCGAGCTCGCTGGGCGCGGCCGTCTACTGCATCAATGAAAGCGTCAATTATGCGCGCGAGCGAAAACCGTTCGGCAAGGCGCTGGCCGAGAATCAAGCGATCCAGTTCCCGCTGGTCGAGCTCGCCACGCAAGCCGAGATGCTGCGGCTGCTGATCCGCAAGACCGCGTGGGAGATGGACAAGCTCACCGAGGAGCAGATCGAGCGCACGCTCTCCGATCGCGTCTCGATGTGCAACTACTGGGCAAACCGCCTCTGCTGCGAATCCGCCGACCGCGCCATGCAGGTCCACGGCGGCATGGGCTACTCACGCCACAAGCCGTTCGAGCACATCTACCGCCATCACCGCCGCTATCGGATCACCGAGGGCAGCGAGGAGATCCAGATGCGCAAGGTGGCGGGGTTTTTGTTCGGATATATGGGGCCGGGGAAGCGCTAG
- a CDS encoding acyl-CoA dehydrogenase family protein, with translation MTKHTYIPRTTNYTLNPGDELNDLRMSEQVWPLYDHVKKFIRDTVDPMSIEFAKAGEKKEDRWSFTPKQLELLEAAKDKAKKEGLWNFFLPDDETGQGLKNLDYAYIAAELGKSPLASETMNCSAPDTGNMEVLERVGTKEQKEKWLKPLLNGEIRSAYVMTEPNVASSDAKNISTTAKLVGDEWVINGEKYYISGLGDPRCKILIVMVKTNPDAAPSKQQSQILVPRDTPGVEVLGPMYVFGQDHAPRGHMHMRFNNVRVPKENMLLGEGRGFEISQLRLGPGRIHHCMRTIGKAEKALDLMVQRGLTREAFGKKIAHLGGNMQIIAQARCEIEAMRLMVLKAAKAMDVLGNKEARVWVSMVKAMVPERACKIIDQAIQMHGATGISHWTPLAEMYQDVRHLRFADGPDEVHWMVVGRHELSMA, from the coding sequence ATGACCAAACACACCTACATTCCCCGCACGACCAACTACACCCTCAACCCCGGCGACGAGCTCAATGACTTGCGGATGTCGGAACAGGTCTGGCCGCTCTATGATCACGTCAAGAAGTTCATCCGCGACACCGTCGATCCGATGTCGATCGAGTTCGCCAAGGCCGGCGAGAAAAAGGAAGACCGCTGGAGTTTTACGCCGAAGCAGCTCGAGCTCTTGGAGGCGGCCAAGGACAAGGCCAAGAAGGAAGGCCTGTGGAACTTCTTCCTGCCCGATGACGAGACCGGCCAGGGCCTGAAGAACCTCGACTACGCCTATATCGCGGCCGAGCTCGGCAAGAGCCCGCTGGCGTCCGAGACCATGAACTGCTCGGCGCCCGACACCGGCAACATGGAGGTGCTGGAGCGCGTCGGCACCAAGGAGCAGAAGGAGAAGTGGCTGAAGCCGCTGCTCAACGGCGAGATCCGCTCCGCCTATGTCATGACCGAGCCGAACGTCGCCTCCTCCGACGCCAAGAACATCTCGACGACCGCAAAGCTCGTCGGCGACGAATGGGTCATCAACGGCGAGAAGTATTACATCTCCGGCCTTGGCGACCCCCGCTGCAAGATCCTCATCGTGATGGTGAAGACCAATCCGGACGCGGCGCCGAGCAAGCAGCAGTCGCAAATCCTGGTGCCGCGCGACACGCCCGGCGTCGAGGTGCTCGGGCCCATGTACGTGTTCGGCCAGGACCACGCGCCGCGCGGTCACATGCACATGCGCTTCAACAATGTGCGGGTACCGAAGGAGAACATGCTGCTCGGCGAAGGCCGCGGCTTCGAGATCTCGCAGCTCCGCCTCGGACCGGGTCGCATCCATCACTGCATGCGCACCATCGGCAAGGCCGAGAAGGCGCTCGACCTGATGGTGCAGCGTGGCCTCACCCGCGAAGCCTTCGGCAAGAAGATCGCCCATCTCGGCGGGAATATGCAGATCATCGCACAGGCACGCTGCGAGATCGAGGCGATGCGGTTGATGGTGTTGAAGGCTGCCAAGGCCATGGACGTGCTCGGCAACAAGGAGGCCCGCGTCTGGGTCTCGATGGTCAAGGCCATGGTGCCGGAGCGCGCCTGCAAGATCATCGACCAGGCGATCCAGATGCATGGCGCGACCGGCATCTCGCACTGGACGCCGCTCGCGGAGATGTATCAGGACGTTCGCCACCTCCGCTTCGCCGACGGCCCGGACGAGGTGCACTGGATGGTGGTCGGACGCCACGAGCTGAGCATGGCGTAG
- a CDS encoding VOC family protein yields MFSHVMIGTNDLDKAKAFYDKLLGTLEVRPARVDGHRIFYTTKTGVFSVSKPINGEPATPANGGTIGFACNSPEQVEAWHAAGIANGGTTCENPPGIREGSTGKLYLAYLRDLDGNKLCAMHRLG; encoded by the coding sequence ATGTTCTCGCACGTGATGATCGGCACCAACGATCTCGACAAGGCCAAGGCGTTTTACGACAAGCTGCTCGGCACGCTCGAGGTGCGGCCGGCCAGGGTCGACGGCCACCGCATCTTCTACACTACCAAGACGGGTGTATTCTCGGTGTCGAAGCCGATCAACGGTGAGCCTGCGACGCCAGCCAATGGCGGCACCATCGGCTTTGCCTGCAACTCGCCCGAGCAGGTCGAGGCCTGGCATGCCGCCGGCATCGCCAATGGCGGTACCACTTGCGAAAATCCGCCCGGCATCCGCGAGGGCTCGACCGGCAAGCTCTACCTCGCCTATTTGCGCGACCTCGACGGCAACAAGCTCTGCGCGATGCATCGGCTGGGGTGA
- the yghU gene encoding glutathione-dependent disulfide-bond oxidoreductase, giving the protein MTDTPAYVPPKVWTWNKENGGQFANINRPIAGPTHDKDLPVGRHPLQLYSLATPNGVKVTVMLEELLALGHKGAEYDAWLIKIGNGDQFGSGFVAINPNSKIPALMDRSGPEPIRVFESGSILLYLAEKFGAFLPKDIKTRTEAMSWLFWQMGSAPYLGGGFGHFYAYAPSKIEYAIDRFAMETKRQLDVLDRRLADNEFLAGNEYTIADIAVWPWYGALAKGLVYGAGEFLSVHEYKNVQRWTDQIAKRPAVKRGRMVNRVSGDPASQLHERHDASDFETKTQDKIAAAAS; this is encoded by the coding sequence ATGACTGACACCCCCGCCTACGTGCCGCCAAAGGTCTGGACCTGGAATAAGGAGAATGGCGGGCAGTTCGCCAACATCAACCGCCCGATCGCCGGTCCGACCCATGACAAGGATCTGCCGGTCGGCCGCCATCCGCTCCAGCTCTATTCGCTGGCGACGCCGAACGGGGTGAAAGTCACGGTCATGCTGGAGGAGCTGCTGGCGCTCGGTCACAAGGGAGCTGAATACGACGCCTGGCTCATCAAGATCGGCAACGGCGACCAGTTCGGCAGCGGCTTTGTCGCCATCAATCCGAACTCGAAGATTCCCGCGCTGATGGACCGCTCCGGACCGGAGCCGATCCGGGTGTTCGAGTCCGGCTCGATCCTGCTCTACCTTGCCGAGAAATTCGGCGCCTTCCTGCCGAAGGACATCAAGACCCGCACCGAAGCGATGTCCTGGCTGTTCTGGCAGATGGGGAGCGCGCCCTATCTCGGTGGCGGCTTCGGCCACTTCTACGCCTATGCGCCGAGCAAGATCGAATATGCCATCGACCGTTTTGCGATGGAGACCAAGCGCCAGCTCGACGTGCTCGACCGGCGGCTTGCGGACAACGAGTTTCTTGCCGGCAATGAGTACACGATCGCCGATATCGCGGTATGGCCTTGGTACGGCGCGCTCGCCAAGGGGCTGGTCTATGGCGCGGGCGAATTTTTGTCCGTCCACGAATACAAGAACGTGCAGCGCTGGACCGACCAGATCGCCAAACGCCCGGCCGTGAAGCGCGGGCGGATGGTCAACCGCGTCTCCGGCGACCCCGCAAGCCAGCTCCACGAACGTCACGATGCCAGCGACTTCGAAACCAAGACGCAGGACAAGATCGCGGCGGCTGCGTCGTAG
- a CDS encoding phosphotransferase family protein has translation MIEAELSRSVVRWCPGATGASCTAKLSGGASQETWRFDIEHPDGPIGAILRRAPKGYGAAPTRAAGLAAEAKLMQLAYEAGVPSPRVMHVLVPEDDLGTGFVMQRVEGETIARKILRDDEFAAARPILARQIGGVLAGLHNLPQEKLPELRCMTAAREIGEFERDYRSLNWPKPVFELALRWLRDHDPGPAAEVTLVHGDFRNGNLIIGAEGLRAVLDWELAHLGDPMEDLGWVCVNSWRFGEIDKPVGGFGSREELFAGYEAAGRKVDPARIRFWEVMGTLRWGIMCGGMMQRFREGPDHSMERAMIGRRASETEIDLLRLLAPRGR, from the coding sequence ATGATCGAGGCGGAGCTGTCCCGCAGCGTCGTGCGCTGGTGCCCGGGCGCGACCGGCGCGAGCTGCACCGCAAAGCTGTCCGGCGGCGCCAGCCAGGAAACTTGGCGCTTCGACATCGAGCATCCCGACGGGCCGATCGGCGCGATCCTGCGCCGCGCGCCGAAGGGCTATGGCGCGGCGCCGACGCGCGCGGCGGGCCTTGCCGCCGAAGCGAAGTTGATGCAGCTCGCCTATGAGGCTGGCGTGCCGTCGCCGCGCGTGATGCACGTGCTGGTGCCGGAGGACGATCTCGGCACCGGCTTCGTCATGCAGCGGGTCGAGGGCGAGACCATCGCGCGCAAGATTCTTCGCGATGACGAGTTCGCCGCAGCGCGTCCCATTCTGGCGCGGCAGATCGGCGGCGTGCTCGCCGGCTTGCACAATCTGCCGCAGGAGAAGTTGCCCGAGCTTCGCTGCATGACCGCGGCAAGGGAGATCGGCGAGTTCGAGCGCGACTATCGCAGCCTGAATTGGCCGAAGCCGGTATTCGAGCTGGCGCTGCGGTGGCTGCGCGACCACGATCCCGGCCCCGCGGCCGAGGTGACGTTGGTGCACGGCGACTTCCGCAACGGCAATCTCATCATCGGTGCCGAAGGATTGCGCGCCGTGCTCGACTGGGAGCTCGCCCATCTCGGCGACCCCATGGAGGATCTCGGCTGGGTCTGCGTCAACTCGTGGCGTTTCGGTGAGATCGACAAGCCCGTCGGCGGCTTCGGCTCGCGCGAGGAATTGTTCGCCGGTTACGAGGCCGCGGGTCGCAAGGTCGATCCGGCGCGCATCAGATTCTGGGAGGTGATGGGCACGCTGCGCTGGGGCATCATGTGCGGCGGGATGATGCAGCGGTTTCGCGAGGGCCCGGATCATTCCATGGAGCGCGCCATGATCGGCCGCCGCGCCTCCGAGACCGAGATCGATCTGTTGCGGCTGCTCGCGCCGCGCGGGAGGTGA
- a CDS encoding DUF6285 domain-containing protein: MQDEPTPIELTKAVAGFLRNDITPLISGHQAFKLRVAINILDLVTRQLTLEEGSDASEVARLQALLGMDGTVTELNRALAERIAKGEVDLATPGLAEHLWQTTMDKLAVDQPSYASYKRELSRDG; this comes from the coding sequence ATGCAGGACGAACCGACCCCGATCGAGCTGACCAAGGCGGTCGCCGGATTCCTCCGCAACGACATCACGCCGCTCATCTCCGGCCACCAGGCTTTCAAGCTGCGCGTCGCCATCAACATCCTCGACCTCGTCACGCGGCAGTTGACGCTGGAAGAGGGGAGCGACGCGAGCGAGGTGGCGCGGCTGCAGGCGCTGCTCGGCATGGACGGCACTGTGACCGAGCTCAACCGCGCGCTCGCCGAGCGCATCGCCAAAGGCGAGGTTGACCTCGCAACGCCGGGTCTCGCCGAGCACCTCTGGCAGACCACGATGGACAAGCTCGCCGTGGACCAGCCGAGCTACGCCTCGTACAAGCGCGAGCTGTCGAGGGACGGGTAG
- a CDS encoding nitronate monooxygenase, whose protein sequence is MKSPICDMLGIEFPMLAFSHCRDVVAAVSRAGGFGVLGATVHTPETIEQELKWIDDHVDGKPYGVDVLIPENISTAGEKDVTWKSLEARVPQEHRDYTRDLLKKYDIELTTTSVADNQPQPFDARTAMELLEVSFRHPIRLIANALGVPPKAMIEMGKKHGVPVAALVGAKEHALRQVAAGVDILVVQGTEAGGHCGEVSTMVLVPEVIKAIKPVRDVPVLAAGGIMTGRQMAACMAMGAAGAWTGSVWLATVEAETTEIFREKMIAASSRDAVRSKGRTGKPARQLRSVWTDAWDRAPESPGALPMPLQSIISRDAFHAIDRAAAAGNDKARDLVSYFVGQGVGLIDSVKSAGAVVQEFKEEFAEAVEHMNALVAE, encoded by the coding sequence ATGAAATCGCCGATCTGCGACATGCTGGGCATCGAGTTCCCGATGCTCGCCTTCAGCCATTGCCGCGACGTCGTCGCCGCCGTCAGCCGCGCCGGCGGATTCGGCGTGCTGGGCGCGACCGTGCATACGCCCGAGACGATCGAGCAGGAGTTGAAATGGATCGACGACCATGTCGACGGCAAGCCCTATGGCGTCGACGTGTTGATCCCTGAGAACATCTCGACCGCAGGCGAGAAGGACGTCACCTGGAAGAGCCTGGAGGCGCGGGTGCCGCAAGAGCACCGCGACTACACCCGCGATCTCCTCAAGAAGTACGATATCGAGCTGACCACGACCTCAGTCGCCGACAACCAGCCGCAGCCGTTCGACGCCAGGACCGCGATGGAGCTGCTGGAAGTCTCCTTCCGCCATCCGATCCGGTTGATCGCGAACGCGCTGGGCGTGCCGCCGAAGGCGATGATCGAGATGGGCAAGAAGCACGGCGTGCCGGTTGCGGCCCTCGTCGGCGCCAAGGAGCATGCGCTGCGCCAGGTAGCGGCGGGTGTCGACATCCTCGTCGTGCAGGGCACCGAGGCTGGCGGCCATTGCGGCGAGGTCTCGACCATGGTGCTGGTGCCGGAGGTGATCAAGGCCATCAAGCCGGTCCGCGACGTGCCGGTGCTGGCGGCCGGCGGCATCATGACGGGTCGGCAGATGGCCGCCTGCATGGCGATGGGCGCAGCCGGCGCCTGGACCGGCTCGGTGTGGCTCGCGACCGTCGAGGCCGAGACCACGGAAATCTTCCGCGAGAAGATGATCGCGGCGTCCTCGCGCGATGCGGTGCGATCGAAGGGCCGCACGGGAAAACCAGCTCGACAGCTCCGCTCGGTCTGGACGGATGCCTGGGACCGCGCGCCGGAGAGCCCGGGCGCGTTGCCCATGCCGCTGCAAAGCATCATCAGCCGCGACGCCTTTCACGCGATCGATCGCGCCGCGGCCGCCGGCAACGACAAGGCACGCGATCTCGTCAGCTATTTCGTCGGCCAGGGTGTCGGCCTGATCGACAGTGTCAAGTCGGCCGGCGCCGTGGTGCAGGAGTTCAAGGAAGAGTTTGCGGAGGCCGTCGAGCACATGAATGCGCTGGTGGCGGAGTAG
- a CDS encoding enoyl-CoA hydratase-related protein — protein MELKFSKVERKGPITIVTLSRPEVYNALHIDAHFELNRVFDDFCADPEQWVAIVTGAGDKAFCAGNDLKWQAAGGKRGWDKGGFAGLTSRFDCDKPIIAAVNGVAMGGGFEIALACDLIIASENATFALPEPRVGLAALAGGLHRLPRQIGLKRAMGMILTARHVSAKEGLELGFVNEVVPQGEALAGALRWAEMITKNSPMSIRASKQTIQKGLGASLEQAIEEQRDYPAVKAMVASQDYIEGPKAFAEKRPPKWLGR, from the coding sequence ATGGAGCTGAAATTTTCCAAAGTGGAACGCAAGGGGCCGATCACGATCGTCACGCTGTCGCGGCCCGAGGTCTACAACGCGCTGCACATCGACGCACATTTCGAGCTCAACAGGGTGTTCGACGATTTCTGCGCCGACCCCGAGCAGTGGGTCGCGATCGTCACCGGCGCCGGCGACAAGGCGTTCTGCGCCGGCAACGATCTGAAGTGGCAGGCGGCGGGCGGCAAGCGCGGCTGGGACAAGGGTGGTTTTGCCGGACTGACCTCGCGCTTCGACTGCGACAAGCCGATCATCGCCGCCGTCAACGGCGTCGCGATGGGTGGCGGCTTCGAGATCGCGCTCGCCTGCGACCTGATCATCGCCTCGGAGAATGCGACCTTCGCCCTGCCTGAGCCGCGCGTCGGCCTCGCCGCGCTCGCCGGCGGCCTGCACCGGCTCCCGCGCCAGATCGGCCTGAAGCGGGCCATGGGCATGATCCTCACCGCGCGCCATGTCAGCGCCAAGGAAGGTCTCGAGCTCGGTTTCGTCAACGAGGTGGTGCCGCAAGGTGAAGCGCTTGCCGGCGCGCTGCGCTGGGCCGAAATGATCACCAAGAACTCGCCGATGTCGATCCGGGCGTCGAAACAGACCATCCAGAAGGGGCTCGGCGCCTCGCTCGAACAGGCGATCGAGGAGCAGCGGGACTATCCGGCGGTGAAGGCGATGGTGGCCTCGCAGGATTATATCGAGGGCCCGAAGGCGTTCGCGGAGAAGCGGCCGCCGAAATGGCTGGGGAGGTAA